The sequence below is a genomic window from Oncorhynchus nerka isolate Pitt River linkage group LG7, Oner_Uvic_2.0, whole genome shotgun sequence.
GTACATTGTTAATCAATTGGTGAAAACCTCCCTAAAAACCTGATGGTATAATAGCGTTGGTCTATTGATTATGAATAGGCCTAATTGTTCATTCTTCTAAATCATTTATTACAGAAGAGCTCTGCCCATTTCTACACAAATATATATTAGTTAACTTTTTTTCACATCTTATTTTCAACTAACCAAGGGTGTGGTGCTTTTATTCAAACCGTTTTTAATCCaattaaatcacattttattggtcacatgcacacatTTAGAAGGtgtttattgcgggtgtagcgaaatgcttgtgttacaagctacaacagtgcagtagcatataataattcacaacaatacatcaacatctaaaagtaaaataatggaattaagaaatatatataaCGTCCTTAACAGGTTATTTAGAAAGTTCCAGAATATCCTAGCATTTTTGGAGCGTATGGCAATGTTAGTGGACACGGATTGTGGCCTATTTAATTGCCAGTAAGATGCTTGTTGACAAGCAACCGTGGTCCACTTATCTTTAACCTCTATAGGCAGGTGTCATGTATCGATAGGACCTTAGGACACTTACAATTAAATAAACACTGAACTAACTCACTAAACTGGGACTTCTCTTCTTCTGTGAAGGATGAACTCTTGTTAACTCAAATATGAATGATATGTTGAGGTTGACAGTTAGgctactctcctcttcctcatcagaCAGTTTCTTTCCTCTTCCTCATCAGTTACTCCTCTTACTTATTAAAGCATATGTACCAGCATAAACATGCTGGAGGTTGCTTTTCTATGAATTGACGATTTTTAATGGCTATTGAAAgttgaaaaaagaaagaaagtcaCACTCCCAAATACATATTATTCATTATAACTCATTGCTGAACTAATGTTTTGGCATCCTTCTGGGTGAAGTACAGATGTAAGACCTAAAACTGACCACCCTGTTGCAGGATTACAAAAATTTGTAGTGTGTGAGATTGAGATTGTGTGAGATTGTGAGAATGTGAGATTTAAAAACACTTCTGAGTTTGTAATTTTCACTTTTAAATGTCAGGCTTGATTTTTCCTTACAAAAATCTATCACCCCTACCAACatttccattaattataatccacataataattcacatttcctgttgctgcagtatTATTTTCCAGCTGTAGTGTacaggctcaaattaagatcctacatatttATCAATGCTTTTACTAAGTTATTTAAAGGCAGTGCATCAGTGCAACCAATGGCTATAGTGAGAGGTGTTGTCTTGTTAAGTGATgggataataatatatatatatattaaaatcaTTGAGTAAAATAATAGCACATTATGAAATATGATTATGAAAATATTGATGACAACATATTAGGTCATACACAAGCTCCATCATATACTTCTGCCAGATTTGGGCTACACATTTTTTAAGATGGGGTCAATAAGGTATTGTGCACTTCTTCTTGGTTAAACACAAATTAACAAGCTGATCATATTATCCATCAGAATAGGTGATTGGAATAAGTGTAATTTTATGCAATGGTCTGTTGAACTCCAACACCATGATTGACATTAAGCTTCTTTCCTGGGTGATCCATTAATAACAGTGCATATTCACAGTGCACCATCCATCCCTAGTTTTCTCCACCTATATTTAAATCAAATGCAAATAACAAAATATAGCTGCAAGCAGCAATGCCGGGGTTCAAGCTGTGGGCCCAATGTGCCACCATCAGGACAAATTTGACACACCACCCTAAAATGAGCTAAATCTGTGCTCCTTATCGCGCTTGCCAATTATCCAAACTCCAAATTAAACAAATCATGCAATATGCACATTTTGGACTATTTTTAATGATGTTGACTCTTTAAAAGTCTTTTCCAGAACCACTAaagtcagcaccactacagtgCCTCAGAAAGTCACACCcctttaacatttttttttaagtgattaaaatggatttaaatcaATGAAACActaatataacttttttttttttggaaaATTTTGACATTGGAAAATAAAAGATAAGTATTTTTTCAAATTCCCCTAAATCATTGCATGTTAGAATCATttttgcagtgattacagctgtgagtctttctgggtaagtctctaagacttTTGCAAACCTGGATAGTACAATATTTTCCCATGATTATTTTTAAAAAGTCGCCatagattgccatagattttcaagacaattcaagtcaaaactgtaactcagccacaggaacattcaatgttgtcttggtaaataACTCCAGTGTGCATTTgggcttgtgttttaggttattgtactgctgaaaAGTGTATTTGTCTGGAAAGCAGActcaaccaggttttcctctaggactttgcctgtgcttagctctattcctttTCTTTTTATGCTTAGTCCTTGCCAacgacaagcatacccataacatgacacAGCGTCAACAATGCTTataaatatgaagagtggtactcagtgatgtgttgtgttggatttgccccaaacataatgttttgtgttcaggacaaaaagttaattacattgccacatttttttgcagtatttagtgacttattgcaaacaggatgcatgttttggaatatttgtattatgtGCAGGCTTTCGTCTTTTCGCTCtgtaatttaggttagtattgtggagtaactacagtgttctttatccatcctcagttttctcctatcacaggcaTTTAATTCTGTAACtggtttaaaatcaccattggccccatggtgaaatccctgagtggtttccttcctctccaagTTAGGAAGGACTCTTGTATCGACTCTTGTAGTGAATAAttgttgactcaagacatttcagtttttaatttgactaaaaacataattccatttgatatgtggtattgtgtgtagatcagtggcaTAAAAAAACTATTTGAaagtcaggctgtaacacaacaaaatgtggaaaaagtccaggggtgtgaatactttctgaaggcgctgctGCTATCTATGGATGCACATCTTCAAACACAACATTTTACAACACTCTTGCTCAAACAATATGGCAGCAATAAGCCAATGAATCTGCATTACTGTTTTTCCCTGTCCAATAATGTCACCATGCAGCCAAACTGAGCCATACTTTAATTGACAAATTAGCTAGACTCATATCCCTTAGCATGTGTGCTATATAATATTGCCTTGAGAGAGCTTGGTCCATAGATGCTACAGACACAGTTTCATCTACAAATCCATCATGGTGGACATTATGGGTCCTTGaggtgtcacgttcgtcgtatagaggagaccaaggcgcagcgtgatgagAATACATACTTCTTTTTAATAAACGAAGAACACTTAACAAATGTGCCGCTATATAAACTAAGtgctgacacaggcaactacacatagacaataacccacagataaaccaaggaatatggctacctaaatatggttcccaatcagagacaacgataaacagctgccgctaattgagaaccaatctaggcaaccatagacatacatttacctagacaaaccaaaaccccatagatgtacaaaaacccctagacaagacaaaaactaAACAAATTTGCCTCATGTCAGCACTTAGTTTATATAGCGAAAAATTCTTCTTTCCTGGGTTAACTTTTTTTAAATATAGGTGGAGAAAACTAGGGATGGATGGTATTGAATTTGTTTTAATTTCACCCAGGAAAGAATTAATTTTGGTTTGAGTTCAACAGACCATTGCATAAAATTACACTTATTCCAATCACCTATTCTGATGGATAATATGATCAGCTTGTTAATTTGTGTTTAACCAAGAAAAGTTTACCTTTTGACCCCATCTTTTGTCAAATCTGTGATGGAGGGTATGACCTAATATGTTGTCATCAATATTTTCATAATCATATTTCATAATGTGCTATTATTTTACTCAAtgattttaatatatatatatattatcccaTCACTTAACAAGACAACACCTCTCACTATAGCCATTGGTTGCACTGATGCACTGCCTTTAAATAACTTAGTAAAAGCATTGATaaatatgtaggatcttaatttgagcctgtACACTACAGCTGGAAAATAatactgcagcaacaggaaatgtgaattattatgtggattataattaatggaaatGTTGGTAGGGGTGATAGATTTTTGTAAGGAAAAATCAAGCCTGACATTTAAAAGTGAAAATTACAAACTCAGAAGTGTTTTTAAATCTCACATTCTCACAATCTCACACAATCTCAATCTCACACACTACAAGTTTTTGTAATCCTGCAACAGGGTGGTCAGTTTTAGGTCTTACATCTGTACTTCACCCAGAAGGATGCCAAAACATTAGTTCAGCAATGAGTTATAATGAATAATATGTATTTGGGAGTGtgactttctttcttttttcaacTTTCAATAGCCATTAAAAATCGTCAATTCATAGAAAAGCAACCTCCAGCATGTTTATGCTGGTACATATCTTTAATAAGTAAGAGGAGTAACTGATGAGGAAGAGGAAAGAAACTGtctgatgaggaagaggagagtagcCTAACTGTCAACCTCAACATATCATTCATATTTGAGTTAACAAGAGTTCATCCTTCACAGAAGAAGAGAAGTCCCAGTTTAGTGAGTTAGTTCAGTGTTTATTTAATTGTAAGTGTCCTAAGGTCCTATCGATACATGACACCTGCCTATAGAGGTTAAAGATAAGTGGACCACGGTTGCTTGTCAACAAGCATCTTACTGGCAATTAAATAGGCCACAATCCGTGTCCACTAACATTGCCATACGCTCCAAAAATGCTAGGATATTCTGGAACTTTCTAAATAACCTGTTAAGGACGttatatatatttcttaattccattattttacttttagatgttgatgtattgttgtgaattattatatgctactgcactgttgtagcttgtaacacaagcatttcgctacacccgcaataaacaCCTTCTAAatgtgtgcatgtgaccaataaaatgtgatttaattGGATTAAAAACGGTTTGAATAAAAGCACCACACCCTTGGTTAGTTGAAAATAAGATGTGAAAAAAAGTTAACTAATATATATTTGTGTAGAAATGGGCAGAGCTCTTCTGTAATAAATGATTTAGAAGAATGAACAATTAGGCCTATTCATAATCAATAGACCAACGCTATTATACCATCAGGTTTTTAGGGAGGTTTTCACCAATTGATTAACAATGTACGTTATAACACCACAAGAAAACAACAAACTGTGGGAAATAAACATTTACTTTTCTTTAAAAAAGGAAGATGTATTGTACAGTATACAATATCCACAATCTTTAAGTATTTATTATGAACACATATATAAATAAAGACAACACAAAACGGTAACCGGATTCTATTTACAACGCATGTTGCGTACTGTGCAAACTGAACGCATTCGCGTGCGGGTGGCCGTTGAAAAAGTTGAAGTAGTGATGGTCAAGTCCTTGCACTGGTGACAGGTAGCCACCATGGTGCTGTTGCGTCGGTGCGGAAAGCGGCACCGTTGGGTACGAGATGGTCGGGCTGCGCGCCGTGCTGTGCCAAGAGAAGTGTCCGGGTGGGCTCTGCTGAAACACGGAGTCGTTGGGGCTGTGACTCTGGAGTGACTCCGGGGAGGAGTGCAACTGGCACAGATAATCTGCCTGGTCTGGAAACGCGCCCAGTGAGCCGAACACCGGCTCGGTGGCGACCCGGGACTTGGACTGAAGAAAGGCCAGGATCCTTGCGTACTTGATGTCTTTGGTCTCAACCCTCTCCTCCGTGGTCAGGTAGTGCACCAGGTTCTTCATGCACTCGTGGTAGCCGTAGTGGAAGTAGTTGGCGAACTCCCCCAGTAGCTCACCTAAAAGGAATAAAACATTCCTCGATTTCAAAGCCCtggaaaataatgtgaaaaacctTTCTTGTTCGTCTGCAGGTATTGAGGCCGTAGAATTGACTGGGTCTATAAGGTTGGCCGCATCACAGAATAGCTGGTCATCAACATCTGACATGTCATTAAAAACAGGTCTCTTGGGTGTTTCATTCGGAATGCTCGGGGCGCCGGAATCCCCCAGCTCTAGATTTATGTGGTCGTCTGTGCCGTTTTTCGCCGGTACTGAGTCTGaatgaaaataatacatacataattacgttattagatataaaaatatatatgttagctacatacaaatgtcaaatacctttccgttataataatatatattaacagtacatagttaaaatacctcggcttttttggcgcttgttgtgacgaatcgccgaaaccgggggtgtgtgactttttccctctagcgttccagattctgctgggtctgtctccgggcagtctgaaaaaacattatttgtccttgttttaacataggctatcaacagatctataactaataaaaaggctgataactaataacaaaGCTGTATAATGGTCCCATACCTTGTCCCTGGAGCGCCGGCTCGTGAAGCAGCAAGTTCCCGGCCCAACAGTAGTTTTCGGGTGGGCTTGATTCTGAGCAGTGTACTTGGGCCACAGTGAACGGTAGAATTGCATCAAAGTCCTGCGTGTCAGCTGTCCGTAACGCATCCTTTATCATAAAGGGCTGTATGTCGGCTGTAAATACAtaaaaaatagtttaaaaaatagtacaacctatttttaaaatgtttatatataaatatttcttgggtatgtgtttaattataaggacttacaacgaaaaaaggccgttggtgattgtctgccagacttttgctcctgcgaacccccatcatgttccagatcaggtaaatcgcgtaaaagctgcgtaaatgtcggggatcctagattccattagacaatgttaacagttatacgctatatctacacttttttttttaacctatATTGGGCTTTTGGCCTGAAATACCCAAATAACTAGGGTTTAATATTCCAATAATATTCAAACAAatcttaaaatatgtttttttcatttactcacctccagaaatatccattatgcgagattcccttattccgaatattattattattattttaatctgtccgtgcagctcaatattcgggcctttatgtttgcgctaaagcaatgctgacaacgttaaaaaatagttctgtccctaactatctaaaagttcggaatgagttttttgagagatgtatgctacacgccaacaacaggaggggatgtcgtGACATTCTGTCTGCAAACGGGGTGTGTGGGGGCCGCAGATTAGAGATATCTATGTTTAACCCCCGCTGTTCGGCTGATATctcgacatgccttatgcatgatagtgcacaccttggtttcaaacggTTCTCTACAGAAAAGAGTTCTGGGACCCCCCAACCTTAggattttcacacacacacacacacacacacacacgcctgttgctccgcctcaagacccctccccacacacacacaaacactcggaTTCTATTTTACTTCGTGACAGAGTTGGAAGACGTTGTTAAATAGGTTTTTCCcatagttaaagggtgagataccgtttttaaacattccttttattgaattccaaaatatttcgtacaacctttaagacatgtttgaattaagtaacccatttgaataatatttaaacatgcagcacacgtgttttatgtaaaaataaaaaaaccttggatgcaggtctttgtacattattacaaactttaataaaacgtaatgttcataacatacccaatgtaggaatagactataaaataatacatgttttttttcagatcttacagttgtctgcgccagaccctagcttgagagaagaaggcgaggtcagtacaggtgcatcaaagctgggactgagagactgaaaaacagcttctatctcaaggctatcagactgttaaacagccaccattgagtggctgctgccaacacactgtcattgacactgacccaactccagccactttaataatgggaattgatgggaaatgatgtaaatatatcactagccactttaaacaatgctaccttatataatgttacttaccctacattattcatctcatatgcatacgtatatactgtactctacatcatctacatcatcgactgcatccttatgtaatacatgtatcactagccactttaactatgccactttgtttactttgtctacatactcatctcatatgtatatactgtactcgataccatctactgtttgctgctctgtaccatcactcactcatatatccttatgtacatattctttatcttcttacactgtgtataagacagtagttttagaattgttagttagattacttgttggttatcactgcattgtcggaactagaagcacaagcatttcgctacactcgcattaacatctgctaaccatgtgtatgtgacaaataaaatttgatttgatttgattagttaaatggggggggtatacatttttcaaaaattaacacctacattttaacacacgttataattcaacatttatttgaactatttcttacagatatatGGGGTCCTGTTAGCCCTGAACATTATCCGTTTCCAATTCCCCATCACAAAGTCTTTTCCGCGCTCCGTCGAAGCTCTGTCCACTTTCCTGCCAGGGAAAGATCCGCCTTCGAACTTGTTGTTCTTCCGGtgtatgtctcaacgataacatatgttgttccggggtatgtctcaacgataacctaggccatcgtcgtaattgttcacgattttcgaaaagactgtccagcttattcatcagggttcggaaaatgtggtaatcgcgccatttaaaactgaacattatttgaaaaacatttacatccttgcatgctttggaggatacatatggactgaccgttttcgtagcatttgacctgtcaaattgttcacatgctaaaattgtcactctGGAGTCCGGGGTATAGCCCATGGATGTGACTCTCAGGGCCATTAGGTCCTGACGTCCCTGAACTTGTTCTTCCAGCGCATATCctggcagccttgaagcactcagggcacgttccatttgacacaaagctagccttattttaagccattctcgcatccttagcgctAGAGAAAAAGGCTCGGGTTCTGCACGATAAAAGGGATGTGATTTAATTGGATTAAAAACGGTTTGAATAAAAGCACCACACCCTTGGTTAGTTGAAAATAAGCTGTGAAAAAAAGTTAACTAATATATATTTGTGTAGAAATGGGCAGAGCTCTTCTGTAATAAATGATTTAGAAGAATGAACAATTAGGCCTATTCATAATCAATAGACCAACGCTATTATACCATCAGGTTTTTAGGGATGTTTTCACCAATTGATTAACAATGTACGTTATAACACCACAAGAAAACAACAAACTGTGGGAAATAAACATTtacttttctttaaaaaatgaaGATGTATTGTACGGTATACAATATCCACAATCTTTAAGTATTTATTATGAACACATATATAAATAAAGACAACACAAAACGGTAACCGGATTCTATTTACAACGCATGGATGTGACTCTCAGGGCCATTAGGTCCTGAcgtccacagacttgttcttccaGCGCATATCCTGGCAGCATTGAAGCACTCAGGGcacgttccatttgacacaaagctagccttattttaagccattctcgcatccttagcgctagagaaaaaggctcgggttctgcacgataaaagggttgggacacgctgtctgtgaatatcttaaccgtagattcctccgggttgaatatgtacgaaatatggccctcgcttgtacacagaaatccgttaaaacattcgggagcctctaccaaaatatcctccaagcttttggcgttgggttcgtgacatgagctacagagcactccgagaattccccttgtagacatatttttagatgcttaatattcaggtcttaaaaaatggcttgttctggccatttataatgctgaggccccagcgctatctatagccccagacattcctgcttcatagataacaaccataagggagataaaactggggggtgtagggggggcatgggccccaaaagttcaaacaccctctaacacatgaccacacgaacaggggggcggggcgggggcacatattctgtacatgtcataaggtcagcaatcaatcaaatttgacacgcgccgtatcctattactctctgcCCTCTGGTGGGTATTACCATCGGAACAACTTAGTCCTACTTTGAGCAGACCATGGGAGATTTGTTCTTTGGCATTCATTCCATACACCTGAAATAAAATATTTCCTTGTTTACTAAGACACATCTACTGTGGCAATTTACCGAACACGTTGTATGAATGGAAATTGAATGTTGGTGAAGCCTACTGTTATTTGTTTCCAATTTTATGTAATCCATTAAATACAACTGTGTTTAAAATATAATTGTCTGGTATGGTCCTTTATCAAGATGATCGGGGGTAAAATATCCCTGCACTGTCCATATTTGAAATGTGTAACTAATATAACTATATAGCAGGGGTACGCAACTCTTACCGTACGAGGTCCGGAGCTTGCTGGTTTTCTGttatacctgataattaattgcacccacctggtggcATAGGTCTAAAtcagttcctgatttaaaggggAACGGTGAATGGCTTCTcagtccagagttgagtttgaattTCTATATAGTATGTATTTAGCAACAGTGCTTTTAGAAGTCACAGTAGGGCTCAACACTTTCCTTTTCTTTGACG
It includes:
- the LOC115132389 gene encoding uncharacterized protein LOC115132389 isoform X1 — protein: MDISGGSPTFTQLLRDLPDLEHDGGSQEQKSGRQSPTAFFRSDIQPFMIKDALRTADTQDFDAILPFTVAQVHCSESSPPENYCWAGNLLLHEPALQGQDCPETDPAESGTLEGKSHTPPVSAIRHNKRQKSRDSVPAKNGTDDHINLELGDSGAPSIPNETPKRPVFNDMSDVDDQLFCDAANLIDPVNSTASIPADEQERFFTLFSRALKSRNVLFLLGELLGEFANYFHYGYHECMKNLVHYLTTEERVETKDIKYARILAFLQSKSRVATEPVFGSLGAFPDQADYLCQLHSSPESLQSHSPNDSVFQQSPPGHFSWHSTARSPTISYPTVPLSAPTQQHHGGYLSPVQGLDHHYFNFFNGHPHANAFSLHSTQHAL
- the LOC115132389 gene encoding uncharacterized protein LOC115132389 isoform X2 produces the protein MIKDALRTADTQDFDAILPFTVAQVHCSESSPPENYCWAGNLLLHEPALQGQDCPETDPAESGTLEGKSHTPPVSAIRHNKRQKSRDSVPAKNGTDDHINLELGDSGAPSIPNETPKRPVFNDMSDVDDQLFCDAANLIDPVNSTASIPADEQERFFTLFSRALKSRNVLFLLGELLGEFANYFHYGYHECMKNLVHYLTTEERVETKDIKYARILAFLQSKSRVATEPVFGSLGAFPDQADYLCQLHSSPESLQSHSPNDSVFQQSPPGHFSWHSTARSPTISYPTVPLSAPTQQHHGGYLSPVQGLDHHYFNFFNGHPHANAFSLHSTQHAL